The proteins below come from a single Chromatiales bacterium 21-64-14 genomic window:
- a CDS encoding acireductone synthase codes for MIRAVVTDIEGTTSSLSFVHRVLFPYARTRLAEFVAAHRDDPPVRAALDEARELLGGKPGDPEVVQAMLQWIDQDRKLGPLKTIQGMIWEDGYRRGDFTGHVYEDAVRHLRRWKAQGLDLYIFSSGSVQAQQLLFRHTPYGDLTPLFSGYFDTRTGPKREAAAYRAIAAAIGHSAGQTLFLSDVSEELDAAREAGMATVWLVRGHEPDPLATHPQAADFDAVEA; via the coding sequence TTGATCCGCGCCGTCGTCACCGATATCGAGGGCACCACCTCCTCCCTGTCGTTCGTACACCGCGTCCTGTTCCCCTACGCGCGCACCCGCCTGGCGGAATTCGTCGCCGCCCACCGGGACGATCCGCCGGTGCGCGCGGCGCTGGACGAGGCGCGGGAATTGCTCGGAGGAAAACCCGGCGACCCGGAAGTCGTGCAGGCAATGCTTCAGTGGATCGACCAGGACCGCAAGTTGGGCCCGCTGAAGACCATCCAGGGCATGATCTGGGAGGACGGCTACCGGCGCGGTGACTTTACCGGCCATGTATACGAGGACGCGGTCCGTCACCTGCGGCGCTGGAAGGCGCAGGGCCTGGATCTCTACATCTTCTCCTCCGGTTCGGTCCAGGCTCAGCAACTCCTGTTCCGCCACACGCCCTACGGAGACCTGACGCCTTTGTTCTCCGGGTACTTCGATACCCGCACCGGCCCCAAGCGCGAGGCCGCCGCCTATCGGGCCATCGCCGCGGCTATCGGCCACTCGGCGGGTCAAACCCTGTTTCTGTCCGACGTGTCGGAAGAGTTGGACGCCGCGCGGGAGGCGGGCATGGCGACCGTGTGGCTGGTGCGCGGCCACGAACCAGACCCGCTGGCGACTCATCCCCAGGCCGCCGACTTCGACGCTGTGGAAGCGTAG
- a CDS encoding cupin: MSTLRIYEESGGPPRSEYTDFASIASALKHIGVQFERWEAAHALEPDASQETVIAAYQASVDRLMDDYGFQSVDVVSLTPDHPKRQALRDQFLQEHIHDDFEVRFFVDGSGLFYIRAGGKVYATLCERGDLISVPANTTHWFDMGERPRFKCIRLFTTTDGWVAKFTGDPIAERFPRMDE; encoded by the coding sequence ATGAGCACACTGCGTATCTACGAAGAGTCCGGCGGCCCGCCGCGGTCGGAGTACACCGACTTCGCCTCCATTGCCTCAGCCCTGAAACACATAGGCGTGCAGTTCGAACGCTGGGAGGCGGCCCATGCGCTGGAGCCCGACGCGTCTCAGGAGACCGTCATTGCGGCCTACCAGGCCTCGGTGGACCGCCTCATGGACGACTACGGCTTCCAGTCCGTGGACGTCGTGAGCCTGACCCCGGACCACCCGAAACGCCAGGCGCTGCGGGACCAGTTCCTCCAAGAGCATATCCACGATGACTTCGAGGTGCGTTTCTTCGTGGACGGTAGCGGGCTGTTCTATATACGCGCCGGCGGCAAGGTCTACGCGACGCTGTGCGAGCGGGGCGACCTGATCAGCGTACCCGCCAACACCACTCACTGGTTCGACATGGGGGAACGGCCCCGGTTCAAGTGCATCCGCCTGTTCACGACGACGGACGGCTGGGTCGCTAAGTTCACCGGCGACCCGATCGCCGAGCGCTTTCCCAGGATGGATGAGTAG